One window from the genome of Pedobacter schmidteae encodes:
- a CDS encoding pseudouridine synthase: MIKNNNRNSRDDKSKPGNRSTTGRKPAEGSSSYKGKSKFDDKEGKDNKFGGPKDFKARGGRDEASKSFKPRGENDSKEFRPRSTSGDFKPRGSRDSDNKSFGSRSTGSRDFKPGNRDSHDREFKPRSFKDGGSRETPGGESKRNYIKKDHFNTGGDKPFRKFEDKKGQTSRSTDNRPFRKREDDQPKQGFKPWEGRPERTDRSEKGERGERGERTGRYSDRTRQERNNTWNGPEKAPTMRGRKNPVVQKDDGLIRLNRYISNAGICSRRKADELIAAGVVSVNGEVVSELGHKIDPANDQVRYNGELLKREKKVYVLLNKPKDYITTTDDPQERRTVMQLVEKASRERIYPVGRLDRNTTGLLLMTNDGDLADKLSHPKNGITKIYNVELNKSLSQGDLNKIQFGLELEDGIIKPDSVSYVTGGSKREVGIQIHSGKNRIVRRIFEHLGYDVVKLDRVVYGNLTKKDLPRGRWRYLEEHELIQIKHLIK; this comes from the coding sequence ATGATAAAAAACAACAACAGGAACAGTCGGGATGACAAGTCCAAACCGGGAAACCGAAGCACAACAGGCAGAAAACCAGCTGAAGGTTCATCTTCATACAAGGGAAAAAGCAAGTTTGACGATAAAGAAGGAAAAGACAATAAGTTTGGAGGTCCAAAAGACTTCAAAGCAAGGGGCGGAAGAGATGAGGCTTCTAAAAGCTTTAAACCAAGGGGAGAAAATGACTCCAAAGAATTCCGACCAAGAAGCACAAGTGGCGACTTCAAACCACGTGGATCGAGAGACAGCGATAACAAAAGCTTCGGTTCCAGAAGTACAGGCTCAAGAGATTTCAAACCTGGTAACCGGGATAGCCACGACAGAGAATTTAAACCACGTAGCTTTAAGGACGGTGGATCGAGAGAAACACCGGGAGGAGAGAGCAAACGTAATTACATCAAAAAAGACCATTTCAATACCGGAGGAGACAAACCTTTCCGAAAATTTGAAGATAAAAAAGGTCAGACATCAAGAAGCACAGACAACAGACCTTTCAGAAAAAGAGAAGACGATCAACCAAAACAAGGTTTTAAACCTTGGGAGGGACGCCCGGAACGTACTGACCGCTCCGAAAAAGGAGAGCGTGGAGAACGTGGAGAGCGCACAGGTCGCTATTCCGACCGTACCCGTCAGGAACGCAACAACACCTGGAACGGCCCTGAGAAGGCGCCAACCATGCGTGGCAGAAAAAATCCGGTTGTTCAGAAAGATGACGGCCTGATCCGTTTAAACAGATACATTTCCAATGCCGGCATTTGCTCGCGCCGTAAAGCGGATGAGCTGATTGCTGCGGGTGTAGTATCTGTAAATGGTGAGGTGGTTTCTGAATTGGGCCATAAAATTGACCCGGCAAACGACCAGGTTCGTTACAACGGTGAACTGCTGAAGCGTGAAAAGAAAGTTTATGTGCTGTTAAATAAACCCAAAGATTACATCACTACAACAGATGATCCTCAGGAACGTCGTACCGTGATGCAATTGGTAGAAAAAGCCAGCAGAGAGCGTATTTATCCGGTAGGCAGATTAGACCGCAACACCACCGGGCTATTGCTGATGACCAATGATGGCGACCTTGCTGATAAGCTTTCGCATCCTAAAAATGGCATCACCAAAATCTATAACGTAGAATTGAACAAGAGCTTAAGTCAGGGTGATTTAAATAAAATTCAATTCGGTTTGGAACTGGAAGATGGAATTATTAAACCAGATTCTGTATCTTACGTAACCGGAGGTTCTAAACGCGAAGTAGGCATACAGATCCACAGTGGAAAAAACAGAATTGTACGTCGTATATTCGAACATTTAGGATACGATGTAGTGAAGTTGGACCGCGTGGTATACGGTAACCTGACTAAAAAAGATCTTCCACGTGGAAGATGGCGTTATCTGGAAGAGCATGAGCTGATCCAGATCAAGCACCTGATTAAATAA
- a CDS encoding lytic transglycosylase domain-containing protein — MIKKHIITCTVIIAFIALLVMAKVFAYNMPQAAKSISKKEQLKSTDTLTSNISKPLSLMAQLNFAEETLPIGDAKVERKMKKTLAAHYFSNLQTNKLHRKAAEWFPIIEPILAAYGIPEDFKYMPLVESGLHSGVSPKGAAGFWQFMPGTARTYGLKVNSKVDERNNLRKSTIAAAKYIKELYGIFDSWTLVAAAYNVGDNHMKRQINRQNQDNYFKMKLNHETGGYVYKLISMKQIMEHPGRYGYAAPRALLAYNAEKSEGKTSE; from the coding sequence ATGATAAAGAAACACATAATAACATGTACGGTAATTATTGCATTTATAGCATTACTGGTTATGGCAAAAGTGTTTGCTTACAACATGCCCCAAGCAGCGAAGAGTATTTCAAAAAAAGAACAATTAAAAAGTACAGATACACTAACATCAAACATTTCTAAGCCATTGTCTCTTATGGCTCAGTTAAATTTTGCAGAAGAGACCCTACCAATTGGTGATGCCAAGGTAGAGCGTAAAATGAAAAAGACGCTGGCGGCACACTATTTTAGTAATTTGCAAACCAATAAACTGCATAGAAAAGCAGCAGAATGGTTTCCGATCATCGAACCGATCCTTGCCGCTTATGGCATTCCCGAAGACTTTAAGTACATGCCTTTGGTGGAATCAGGATTACACAGCGGAGTTTCGCCTAAAGGTGCTGCAGGTTTTTGGCAGTTTATGCCAGGGACAGCCCGTACGTATGGTTTGAAGGTTAATTCAAAGGTAGATGAGCGTAATAATTTACGCAAATCGACCATTGCAGCGGCCAAGTATATCAAAGAACTTTATGGGATTTTTGACAGCTGGACATTGGTTGCTGCCGCTTACAACGTTGGTGATAACCATATGAAGCGTCAGATTAACCGCCAAAATCAGGATAATTATTTCAAAATGAAACTAAACCACGAAACAGGTGGTTATGTATACAAATTGATTTCTATGAAACAGATCATGGAACATCCTGGACGTTATGGCTATGCGGCCCCGAGGGCATTGCTGGCTTACAACGCAGAAAAATCTGAGGGTAAAACTTCAGAATAA
- a CDS encoding RNA polymerase sigma factor gives MAPTSKISLPEPELVSALKNRDTFAIHALYDMYSGALMGVISRIIPQTEVAEDLLQETFIKIWNSGDGYDPEKGRLFTWMMNIARNQAIDKVRSKDFRNTGKNQDIENNVDFIDAQNEVSFNADTFGIKDMVSGLKPEFNTVLDMVYFKGYTHAEAAEELGLPLGTIKTRIRMAIMELRRKFN, from the coding sequence TTGGCACCAACAAGCAAAATATCTCTCCCTGAACCTGAATTGGTTAGCGCATTAAAAAATCGCGACACCTTTGCTATACATGCCTTATATGATATGTATTCAGGCGCTTTAATGGGTGTCATTTCACGGATCATTCCGCAAACAGAAGTAGCCGAAGATCTGCTGCAGGAAACTTTCATAAAAATATGGAATTCAGGAGATGGCTATGACCCGGAAAAAGGCCGCTTGTTTACCTGGATGATGAATATTGCCCGCAACCAGGCCATCGATAAAGTGCGTTCCAAAGATTTTAGAAACACGGGTAAAAACCAGGATATAGAAAATAACGTAGATTTCATAGATGCACAAAATGAAGTGAGTTTTAATGCAGATACATTCGGGATAAAAGATATGGTCAGCGGATTAAAACCTGAATTTAATACTGTACTGGATATGGTTTATTTTAAGGGATATACACATGCAGAGGCAGCTGAAGAATTGGGTTTACCATTGGGAACTATAAAAACAAGGATCCGGATGGCGATTATGGAACTAAGAAGGAAGTTTAATTAA
- a CDS encoding NAD(P)H-hydrate dehydratase, with protein sequence MAVFLSDFLPDSDASSKLQVVDEGLGKLSSETESSPYKLIEKADIKAILKPRKPFSHKGTYGHALIIAGDVKTMGAALLCASGCVYGGAGLTTVSVPESGLIALNTLLPEAMYLDRGHLIKIKSLKKYNAIAIGPGLGKLLEAVCIVEELVVLKIPVIADADALNILSKRDDLLHHLARNSIFTPHLKEFDALFGKHKNWWDRLQTGRTMAKKLGSVIVLKNQYTFIIDQQGDVLINPTGNPAMSQGGMGDVLTGMIAAYIAQGYSAKAAAILGCYLHGKAGDELATTRHNITAMQLAMQVPITVKNFLRQ encoded by the coding sequence ATGGCAGTGTTTTTAAGTGATTTTCTGCCCGATTCTGATGCTTCAAGCAAATTGCAGGTTGTTGACGAAGGACTGGGTAAGCTAAGTTCAGAAACTGAAAGCTCTCCGTATAAATTAATAGAAAAAGCCGATATCAAGGCTATATTGAAACCAAGAAAGCCCTTCTCTCATAAAGGAACTTATGGGCATGCCTTAATAATTGCAGGTGATGTAAAAACCATGGGGGCTGCATTGCTATGTGCCAGTGGCTGCGTATATGGGGGGGCGGGTTTGACTACAGTGTCTGTCCCCGAAAGTGGACTAATAGCCTTAAATACACTACTGCCGGAAGCCATGTACCTGGACCGCGGGCATCTGATTAAAATTAAATCCTTAAAAAAATACAATGCCATTGCTATTGGCCCGGGACTGGGCAAACTGCTGGAAGCGGTTTGTATTGTTGAAGAACTGGTGGTCCTAAAAATCCCGGTTATTGCAGATGCTGATGCTTTAAATATCCTTTCTAAAAGAGATGATCTGCTGCATCACCTGGCCAGAAATTCTATATTTACTCCTCATTTGAAGGAGTTTGATGCCCTGTTTGGTAAACACAAAAATTGGTGGGATCGTTTGCAAACCGGAAGGACGATGGCTAAAAAACTGGGGTCGGTAATTGTACTTAAAAATCAGTATACCTTTATCATCGATCAGCAGGGAGACGTTCTGATTAATCCAACGGGTAATCCCGCGATGTCACAGGGTGGAATGGGAGATGTGCTGACCGGGATGATAGCTGCCTATATAGCCCAGGGTTACAGTGCCAAGGCTGCAGCAATTTTGGGTTGTTATCTTCATGGTAAAGCCGGCGATGAGCTGGCTACAACACGTCATAATATCACCGCTATGCAGCTGGCCATGCAGGTGCCGATAACTGTTAAAAATTTTTTGAGACAGTGA
- the ribH gene encoding 6,7-dimethyl-8-ribityllumazine synthase, whose product MATQLKNLSDFSHTTVPDGSAFKFAIAVAEWNAEITGSLYNGALQTLLKHGVAAENIISVPVPGSFELTGAAEILLQKHKDLDGVICLGCVIQGETRHFDFICDAVANGVTNVSIKHSKPVIFGVLTTDNQQQAIDRAGGKHGNKGDEAAITALKMADLAATV is encoded by the coding sequence ATGGCAACACAATTAAAAAACCTCTCCGATTTTTCGCATACTACCGTACCTGATGGCAGTGCTTTTAAATTTGCTATTGCAGTAGCTGAATGGAATGCAGAAATTACCGGCAGTTTGTACAACGGCGCTTTGCAAACTTTGCTTAAACATGGTGTAGCAGCCGAAAATATCATTTCTGTACCCGTGCCCGGAAGTTTTGAACTGACTGGCGCTGCCGAAATATTGTTGCAAAAACATAAAGACCTGGATGGTGTAATTTGTTTGGGCTGTGTAATTCAAGGCGAAACCAGGCATTTTGATTTTATATGTGATGCAGTAGCCAATGGTGTTACCAATGTAAGCATTAAACATAGCAAACCGGTTATATTTGGCGTACTGACTACCGATAACCAGCAACAAGCTATTGACAGAGCTGGTGGCAAGCATGGCAATAAAGGAGACGAGGCCGCCATCACAGCATTAAAAATGGCTGATCTTGCAGCTACAGTTTAA
- the lipA gene encoding lipoyl synthase gives MIALPVVSENPVQRKPDWLRVKLPVGKEYAQVRSLVDTHKLHTICESGNCPNMGECWGAGTATFMILGNICTRSCSFCAVATGRPLAVDTDEPNRVANSVKLMQVKHCVITSVDRDDLKDGGSIIWAQTLQAIRRESPQTTLETLIPDFKGQWDNLYRVLEERPEVVSHNVETVKRLTKQVRIQAKYDRSLEALKRISEFGLRTKTGIMLGLGETEDDVLEAMDDLVANGVHILTLGQYLQPTRNHHPVVDWIHPDQFTKYKEIGLAKGLRYVESGPLVRSSYHAEKHLFDF, from the coding sequence ATGATCGCACTTCCGGTTGTTTCAGAAAACCCAGTACAACGTAAACCAGATTGGCTTAGAGTAAAGCTACCTGTTGGTAAAGAATATGCACAAGTGCGCAGTCTTGTGGACACCCACAAGCTGCACACCATTTGCGAGAGTGGCAATTGCCCCAATATGGGCGAATGCTGGGGCGCAGGCACGGCAACCTTTATGATTCTTGGCAACATCTGTACACGCTCCTGCTCTTTTTGCGCAGTAGCCACAGGCCGCCCGCTGGCGGTAGATACAGATGAGCCTAACCGTGTAGCCAACTCTGTTAAATTAATGCAGGTAAAACACTGTGTAATTACTTCTGTTGATAGGGATGACCTGAAAGACGGAGGTTCAATTATATGGGCGCAAACCTTACAGGCCATCAGAAGGGAAAGTCCGCAAACTACTCTGGAGACCCTGATTCCTGATTTTAAAGGCCAGTGGGATAACCTATACCGTGTACTGGAAGAACGTCCTGAAGTGGTGTCGCACAATGTAGAAACGGTAAAACGTTTGACCAAACAGGTACGGATTCAAGCCAAATACGACCGTAGTTTGGAAGCCTTAAAACGCATCTCTGAATTCGGATTGAGAACCAAAACAGGTATTATGCTTGGTTTGGGCGAAACTGAAGATGATGTATTAGAGGCTATGGACGACCTGGTTGCCAATGGCGTACATATTTTAACCCTTGGACAATACCTGCAACCTACCCGTAACCACCATCCCGTGGTAGACTGGATCCATCCTGATCAGTTTACTAAATACAAAGAAATCGGACTGGCTAAAGGATTAAGGTATGTAGAAAGCGGCCCGCTGGTACGTTCATCTTATCATGCTGAAAAGCACTTATTTGATTTTTAA
- the uvrA gene encoding excinuclease ABC subunit UvrA: MSKNTVDLGEQKDVEVYGARVHNLKNIDISFPRNQLVVITGLSGSGKSSLAFDTIYAEGQRRYMETFSAYSRQFMGGMERPDVDKVSGLSPVIAIEQKTTSKNPRSTVGTITEIYDFMRLLYARTAEAFSYNTGEKMERMSEDQILENIFKKFGNMPVNILAPVVKGRKGHYRELFEQIRKQGYVKVRIDGDIQDITPKMQVDRYKIHDIEIVVDRLIIDRKDVKRLQDSLQTAMRLGKGIIKISDKDNNVAHFSRFLMCPTTGISYDEPQPNSFSFNSPYGACENCDGLGYIFVVDKESVMPNPKLSIMNGGLAPLGEYRDIWMFQVLKALAKKYNFSLSTPIEKLGDDIINMILNGSHELLSVAVEYNKWNVQNYQITFDGIIKLLEEQQERKGEGAIDDMENFRKLKTCPVCNGARLKKESLHFKIDGKNIFELAEMDISSIRNWYIDLESRLTDRQNTIAKEILKEIRSRLGFLSDVGLNYLSLDRTARTLSGGEAQRIRLATQIGSQLMNVMYILDEPSIGLHQRDNERLIGALKNLRDLGNTVLVVEHDKDMILEADHVIDVGPSAGVHGGQIVAQGTPEEILNSDTLTAAYLNGKKGIEVPKKRRKGTGHKLSIVKASGHNLKDVSVEFPLGKFIAVTGVSGSGKSSLITETLYPILNHHFFRAKKHPLPYEKINGLKEIDKVIEIDQAPIGRTPRSNPSTYTGVFSDIRNLYVQLPEAKIRGYKPGRFSFNVKGGRCETCQGGGMKVIEMNFLPDVQVPCEECHGKRYNRETLEVRYRGKSISDVLDMSIEEACDFFENMPSIYRKIKTLKDVGLGYITLGQSSTTLSGGEAQRVKLATELSKKDTGRTFYILDEPTTGLHFEDINVLLGVLNELVERGNTVLVIEHNLDVVKVADWVIDLGEEGGVGGGKIIFEGTPEGLIQNPISLTGKFLKKEMGL, from the coding sequence ATGAGCAAAAATACTGTTGACCTTGGCGAGCAAAAAGATGTAGAAGTGTATGGGGCCCGGGTGCATAACCTTAAAAATATTGACATTTCTTTTCCCCGGAATCAGCTGGTAGTGATTACCGGTTTAAGTGGAAGTGGGAAATCCTCTCTGGCTTTTGATACCATTTATGCCGAGGGACAGCGTCGGTACATGGAAACATTTAGCGCTTATTCGCGTCAGTTTATGGGGGGAATGGAGCGACCGGATGTGGATAAAGTATCAGGATTGAGTCCGGTAATTGCCATAGAACAGAAAACAACCAGCAAAAATCCCCGTTCTACGGTGGGTACCATAACCGAGATTTACGATTTTATGCGTCTTTTATACGCGCGTACTGCCGAAGCCTTTTCGTACAATACCGGCGAGAAAATGGAGCGTATGAGTGAAGATCAGATTCTCGAAAATATCTTTAAAAAATTTGGCAACATGCCTGTAAACATTCTTGCTCCGGTGGTAAAAGGGCGTAAGGGGCATTACAGGGAATTGTTTGAGCAGATCCGTAAACAAGGTTATGTAAAGGTGCGTATTGACGGGGATATTCAAGATATTACGCCTAAAATGCAGGTGGATCGATATAAGATCCACGATATAGAAATTGTGGTAGATCGTTTGATTATCGATCGCAAGGATGTAAAACGTTTACAGGATTCGTTACAAACAGCCATGCGTTTGGGTAAGGGCATTATTAAAATAAGCGATAAGGATAATAATGTAGCTCATTTTAGTCGCTTCCTGATGTGCCCGACTACAGGAATTTCCTATGATGAGCCTCAGCCAAATAGTTTTTCTTTCAATTCACCTTATGGTGCCTGTGAAAACTGTGATGGCTTGGGTTATATCTTTGTGGTGGACAAGGAATCGGTGATGCCCAATCCGAAACTGAGTATTATGAACGGTGGCCTGGCGCCACTTGGCGAATACCGCGATATCTGGATGTTTCAGGTATTAAAAGCATTGGCCAAAAAGTATAACTTCTCTTTGTCTACCCCAATTGAAAAACTGGGTGATGACATCATCAACATGATATTGAATGGCTCCCATGAGTTGCTTTCGGTTGCGGTAGAGTACAATAAATGGAATGTGCAAAACTATCAGATTACTTTTGATGGCATTATCAAATTGTTGGAGGAGCAGCAGGAACGTAAGGGAGAAGGGGCCATCGATGATATGGAAAACTTCCGTAAGCTGAAAACCTGCCCGGTTTGTAATGGCGCGCGTTTAAAAAAGGAAAGTCTCCATTTTAAAATTGACGGTAAAAATATATTTGAGCTTGCTGAAATGGATATCAGCAGTATCAGAAACTGGTACATAGACCTGGAAAGCAGGCTGACTGACAGGCAAAATACCATTGCCAAAGAGATTTTGAAAGAAATCAGGTCGCGATTGGGCTTTTTAAGTGATGTAGGATTGAACTATTTGTCGCTTGACCGTACCGCGCGTACACTTTCGGGAGGTGAGGCACAAAGGATCCGTCTGGCTACACAGATCGGCTCGCAGTTGATGAACGTGATGTATATTCTGGACGAACCAAGTATAGGACTGCATCAGCGTGATAATGAGCGTTTAATTGGGGCGCTAAAAAATCTGAGAGACCTGGGCAATACCGTACTGGTGGTGGAGCACGATAAAGACATGATTCTTGAAGCAGATCATGTGATTGATGTCGGCCCGTCGGCAGGGGTGCACGGCGGACAAATTGTGGCGCAGGGTACACCGGAGGAGATATTAAATTCTGATACGCTTACGGCAGCCTATTTAAATGGTAAAAAGGGGATAGAGGTGCCTAAAAAGCGCAGAAAAGGAACCGGCCATAAGCTCTCGATTGTTAAAGCCAGTGGCCATAACCTGAAAGATGTATCAGTAGAATTTCCGTTGGGTAAGTTTATTGCGGTAACCGGGGTGTCTGGAAGCGGCAAATCAAGTCTGATTACGGAGACATTGTATCCGATTTTGAACCACCACTTTTTTAGAGCAAAAAAACACCCCCTGCCTTACGAAAAGATCAATGGACTGAAAGAGATAGATAAGGTTATCGAGATTGATCAGGCGCCTATTGGTCGTACTCCACGCTCTAATCCTTCAACTTATACCGGTGTTTTCTCTGACATCAGAAATTTATATGTCCAGTTGCCTGAAGCGAAAATCAGGGGATATAAGCCCGGTCGGTTTTCATTTAATGTGAAAGGTGGGCGTTGTGAAACCTGTCAGGGTGGTGGCATGAAGGTGATTGAGATGAACTTTCTGCCCGATGTGCAGGTGCCTTGCGAAGAATGTCACGGTAAACGGTATAACCGCGAAACATTGGAGGTTCGTTATCGTGGTAAATCTATCAGTGATGTGTTGGATATGAGTATTGAAGAAGCCTGTGACTTTTTTGAGAACATGCCTTCCATATATCGGAAAATTAAAACCTTGAAGGATGTGGGCCTGGGCTATATTACCCTTGGACAATCCTCTACCACTTTATCTGGTGGTGAGGCTCAACGGGTTAAGCTGGCTACCGAACTTTCGAAAAAAGATACCGGCCGAACATTTTATATTTTAGATGAACCTACAACTGGCCTGCATTTTGAGGATATAAATGTATTGTTGGGTGTGCTGAATGAACTGGTAGAACGGGGAAATACTGTACTGGTTATAGAGCATAACCTGGATGTGGTAAAAGTTGCCGATTGGGTTATCGACTTAGGCGAAGAAGGTGGAGTTGGAGGTGGAAAAATCATCTTTGAAGGAACGCCTGAAGGCTTGATTCAAAATCCCATCAGCTTAACCGGCAAATTCCTTAAAAAGGAGATGGGCCTGTAA
- a CDS encoding OsmC family protein: MSTSKITYNGGLRTTSVHLRSGNEIITDAPVDNKGKGEAFSPTDLLATSLGNCMLTIVGIAANEHGFNIDGTTCEITKIMAEGPRRVAEIVVNFQFPANNYTDKDKTIIERSANTCPVMYSLHPDIKKTVSFNY, translated from the coding sequence ATGAGTACTTCAAAAATAACATATAACGGTGGTTTAAGGACTACATCGGTGCACTTGCGTTCCGGAAATGAAATCATTACGGATGCACCTGTTGACAACAAAGGAAAGGGCGAAGCGTTTTCGCCTACAGATTTACTGGCTACTTCATTGGGAAATTGTATGCTTACCATAGTGGGGATTGCAGCAAATGAGCACGGTTTTAATATCGACGGCACAACATGTGAGATCACAAAAATTATGGCAGAGGGCCCAAGGAGAGTAGCCGAAATTGTGGTTAATTTCCAGTTCCCGGCAAATAATTATACTGATAAAGATAAAACGATCATCGAGCGTTCGGCCAATACCTGCCCGGTGATGTACAGTTTACATCCAGATATTAAGAAAACGGTATCTTTTAATTATTAG
- the ytxJ gene encoding bacillithiol system redox-active protein YtxJ: MQWTNITNLSQVNDIQEQEGYSLIFKHSTRCSVSLMAKRRFEKDWAAIPANTSLYFLDLISYRDISAHIADTFQVHHESPQILLIKNGDCVLDASHSDISAEEVAEVIAG, encoded by the coding sequence ATGCAGTGGACAAACATTACCAACCTTTCGCAGGTAAATGACATACAGGAACAAGAGGGATATAGCCTTATTTTTAAGCACAGCACCCGTTGTTCGGTTAGTTTGATGGCTAAAAGACGTTTTGAAAAAGATTGGGCTGCAATACCTGCAAATACCTCATTGTATTTTTTAGACCTGATCAGCTACCGGGATATTTCGGCCCACATAGCCGATACTTTCCAGGTTCATCACGAATCGCCACAAATTTTACTCATTAAAAATGGCGATTGCGTACTGGATGCTTCACACAGCGATATCTCAGCTGAAGAAGTAGCTGAGGTTATCGCAGGTTAA
- a CDS encoding META domain-containing protein, which yields MRKQNQSAQKLTGQWELTYITGPRIAFNGLYPNAKPTINFKENPEEISGNTSCNGFSCKLTINGNKMSIAEPGPMTMRYCEGGGERTFLDMLKKVTGYDVQDNKLVMLQGDIVIMNFVRK from the coding sequence ATGAGGAAACAAAATCAATCTGCACAAAAATTAACCGGCCAATGGGAGTTAACTTACATTACCGGGCCAAGAATTGCTTTTAATGGTCTATACCCTAATGCTAAGCCAACGATCAATTTTAAAGAGAACCCCGAAGAAATATCAGGCAATACCAGCTGCAATGGCTTCAGTTGCAAACTAACTATTAATGGCAATAAAATGAGTATAGCTGAACCTGGCCCGATGACCATGAGGTATTGTGAAGGTGGAGGGGAAAGAACCTTTTTAGATATGTTGAAAAAAGTAACAGGTTATGATGTACAAGACAACAAGCTTGTGATGTTACAGGGCGACATCGTGATCATGAATTTCGTCAGAAAGTAA
- a CDS encoding ferredoxin--NADP reductase: MTYGPGETLVISFEPVEGEKPKYQAGQFLTLVFEVSGKELRRSYSLCSSPDVDEPLSIAIKRVENGEISRLLHHKTAVGDILTAVEPNGRFSYEPETNLQRTVFLFGAGVGITPLFSILKTALVREIHTKVILVYSNRSAAQTLFYTELNKWQEEYPDRFKIVYVFSQSQNLLMARLNGPLIERLVAENLEFEKKETLLYTCGPIDYMDVCRITLLNLGFDQSQIKRETFVLPEDEVDEDDATEKKIKHTNTYNVILNFKNNIYHLAVPYNQTILDAALANKINLPYSCHAGICSTCTASCIKGGVEMDYNEVLMDDEIATGRVLVCTGHPTEDGTTLVW, encoded by the coding sequence ATGACCTATGGGCCCGGAGAAACGCTGGTGATCAGCTTTGAACCGGTGGAAGGGGAAAAGCCAAAATATCAGGCCGGGCAGTTTCTGACCCTGGTGTTTGAAGTGTCAGGCAAGGAATTGCGGAGGTCTTATTCCTTATGTAGTTCGCCGGATGTGGATGAACCTTTGTCTATAGCCATAAAACGGGTTGAAAATGGAGAAATATCCAGGTTGCTGCACCATAAAACTGCTGTAGGGGATATCCTCACTGCGGTAGAACCCAATGGAAGGTTCAGTTATGAACCTGAAACAAATCTGCAACGAACGGTATTCTTGTTTGGTGCAGGAGTAGGCATTACACCCTTGTTCTCTATTCTTAAAACTGCTTTGGTAAGGGAAATACATACTAAAGTTATCCTGGTATATAGCAACAGATCGGCTGCACAAACCTTGTTTTATACTGAACTGAATAAGTGGCAAGAGGAGTACCCAGATCGATTTAAGATTGTTTATGTGTTCAGTCAGTCGCAAAACCTGCTCATGGCCCGGCTAAATGGTCCGTTGATAGAGCGTTTGGTAGCGGAAAACCTGGAGTTTGAGAAAAAAGAGACCTTATTGTATACCTGTGGGCCGATTGATTACATGGATGTTTGTCGCATTACCCTGCTCAATCTTGGTTTCGATCAGAGTCAGATTAAAAGAGAGACTTTTGTTTTGCCTGAAGATGAGGTGGATGAAGACGACGCAACAGAAAAAAAAATAAAACATACCAATACCTATAATGTAATCCTGAATTTTAAGAACAATATTTACCATCTGGCTGTTCCCTATAATCAAACCATTCTGGATGCTGCTCTGGCAAATAAAATCAACCTGCCTTACAGTTGCCATGCAGGTATATGCAGCACTTGTACGGCCAGTTGCATAAAGGGTGGCGTTGAAATGGACTATAATGAGGTGCTGATGGATGATGAAATTGCAACGGGCAGAGTGTTGGTTTGTACAGGGCATCCTACCGAAGATGGAACTACGCTGGTCTGGTAA